A single Vanacampus margaritifer isolate UIUO_Vmar chromosome 7, RoL_Vmar_1.0, whole genome shotgun sequence DNA region contains:
- the LOC144054656 gene encoding beta-1,4-galactosyltransferase 3-like isoform X1, giving the protein MVRKSRLHHFHHLHPSKADLARLRISPDLLGEREATQTNRGSRRPQPIRKGRDTRCLQVHFPAVCLHPVNLPPVQRLLMDCCQRLWRSRRLWRSRLFLVLLAAALALHYVRFAAVSPLQANCPPASPLLVGPRPASLSNPLATLEEIGNRSASLSPGGLYRPPDCQPRHRVAIVVPYRKRLTHLRALLDHLHPFLQRQQLRYGIYLVEQWGNGTFNKGRLYNAGAREALGDENWSCVIFHDVDLLPEDDRNTYACNKDSPMHLSVAIDKFAYRLLYQGAFGGVVAVTPDQFRKMNGFSNQFWGWGQEDDNFWQSRVFLAGMEPVRPPEAIARYKMIKHERDPGNERNLHNLALLERTKLDWGFDGLNSVTYKLVSKKREHLYTHLTVDVGEKPRL; this is encoded by the exons ATGGTTCGCAAGAGTCGTCttcatcattttcatcatcttcatccgaGCAAGGCTGATCTTGCCCGCCTGCGCATTTCACCCG ATCTGCTCGGTGAACGAGAAGCAACACAAACCAATCGAGGGAGCCGGAGACCGCAGCCAATCAGGAAGGGGCGCGACACCAGGTGCCTCCAGGTGCATTTTCCCGCCGTCTGCCTCCATCCTGTCAACTTGCCACCCGTGCAGCGTCTTTTGATGGATTGCTGCCAGCGCCTTTGGCGGTCCCGGCGCCTTTGGCGGTCCCGACTCTTCCTGGTCTTGCTGGCGGCGGCCTTGGCGCTCCACTATGTGCGCTTTGCAGCCGTTTCTCCACTGCAGGCCAACTGCCCCCCCGCGTCGCCGCTGCTGG TCGGGCCTCGGCCCGCCAGTCTCTCCAACCCGCTTGCGACTTTGGAGGAGATCGGCAACAGGAGCGCGTCGTTGTCGCCGGGCGGACTCTACCGTCCGCCGGACTGCCAACCTCGGCACCGTGTTGCCATCGTGGTGCCGTACCGGAAGCGGCTGACACACCTGCGTGCGCTCCTCGACCACCTGCATCCGTTCCTGCAGCGGCAACAGCTCCGCTACGGAATCTACCTGGTGGAGCAG TGGGGGAACGGAACCTTCAACAAAGGCAGACTGTACAACGCCGGCGCGCGAGAAGCTCTCGGAGACGAAAACTGGAGCTGCGTCATCTTCCACGATGTGGACCTGCTGCCCGAGGACGACCGCAACACCTACGCCTGCAACAAAGATAGCCCCATGCACCTGTCGGTGGCCATTGACAAGTTTGCGTACAG GCTGTTGTATCAGGGAGCTTTTGGCGGCGTTGTTGCTGTGACTCCAGACCAGTTCAGGAAGATGAACGGCTTCTCCAACCAGTTTTGGGGCTGGGGCCAAGAGGATGATAATTTCTggcaaag CAGAGTGTTTCTGGCCGGCATGGAGCCGGTGCGCCCCCCGGAGGCCATCGCGCGTTACAAAATGATCAAGCATGAGAGAGACCCGGGGAACGAACGTAACCTGCACAA CCTGGCGCTCCTGGAAAGGACCAAACTGGACTGGGGCTTTGACGGCCTCAATTCTGTGACTTACAAGCTCGTGTCCAAAAAGCGAGAACATCTTTACACTCACCTCACGGTGGACGTTGGAGAAAAGCCTCGGTTGTAA
- the LOC144054656 gene encoding beta-1,4-galactosyltransferase 3-like isoform X3, whose product MVRKSRLHHFHHLHPSKADLARLRISPATQTNRGSRRPQPIRKGRDTRCLQVHFPAVCLHPVNLPPVQRLLMDCCQRLWRSRRLWRSRLFLVLLAAALALHYVRFAAVSPLQANCPPASPLLVGPRPASLSNPLATLEEIGNRSASLSPGGLYRPPDCQPRHRVAIVVPYRKRLTHLRALLDHLHPFLQRQQLRYGIYLVEQWGNGTFNKGRLYNAGAREALGDENWSCVIFHDVDLLPEDDRNTYACNKDSPMHLSVAIDKFAYRLLYQGAFGGVVAVTPDQFRKMNGFSNQFWGWGQEDDNFWQSRVFLAGMEPVRPPEAIARYKMIKHERDPGNERNLHNLALLERTKLDWGFDGLNSVTYKLVSKKREHLYTHLTVDVGEKPRL is encoded by the exons ATGGTTCGCAAGAGTCGTCttcatcattttcatcatcttcatccgaGCAAGGCTGATCTTGCCCGCCTGCGCATTTCACCCG CAACACAAACCAATCGAGGGAGCCGGAGACCGCAGCCAATCAGGAAGGGGCGCGACACCAGGTGCCTCCAGGTGCATTTTCCCGCCGTCTGCCTCCATCCTGTCAACTTGCCACCCGTGCAGCGTCTTTTGATGGATTGCTGCCAGCGCCTTTGGCGGTCCCGGCGCCTTTGGCGGTCCCGACTCTTCCTGGTCTTGCTGGCGGCGGCCTTGGCGCTCCACTATGTGCGCTTTGCAGCCGTTTCTCCACTGCAGGCCAACTGCCCCCCCGCGTCGCCGCTGCTGG TCGGGCCTCGGCCCGCCAGTCTCTCCAACCCGCTTGCGACTTTGGAGGAGATCGGCAACAGGAGCGCGTCGTTGTCGCCGGGCGGACTCTACCGTCCGCCGGACTGCCAACCTCGGCACCGTGTTGCCATCGTGGTGCCGTACCGGAAGCGGCTGACACACCTGCGTGCGCTCCTCGACCACCTGCATCCGTTCCTGCAGCGGCAACAGCTCCGCTACGGAATCTACCTGGTGGAGCAG TGGGGGAACGGAACCTTCAACAAAGGCAGACTGTACAACGCCGGCGCGCGAGAAGCTCTCGGAGACGAAAACTGGAGCTGCGTCATCTTCCACGATGTGGACCTGCTGCCCGAGGACGACCGCAACACCTACGCCTGCAACAAAGATAGCCCCATGCACCTGTCGGTGGCCATTGACAAGTTTGCGTACAG GCTGTTGTATCAGGGAGCTTTTGGCGGCGTTGTTGCTGTGACTCCAGACCAGTTCAGGAAGATGAACGGCTTCTCCAACCAGTTTTGGGGCTGGGGCCAAGAGGATGATAATTTCTggcaaag CAGAGTGTTTCTGGCCGGCATGGAGCCGGTGCGCCCCCCGGAGGCCATCGCGCGTTACAAAATGATCAAGCATGAGAGAGACCCGGGGAACGAACGTAACCTGCACAA CCTGGCGCTCCTGGAAAGGACCAAACTGGACTGGGGCTTTGACGGCCTCAATTCTGTGACTTACAAGCTCGTGTCCAAAAAGCGAGAACATCTTTACACTCACCTCACGGTGGACGTTGGAGAAAAGCCTCGGTTGTAA
- the LOC144054656 gene encoding beta-1,4-galactosyltransferase 3-like isoform X2, translated as MVRKSRLHHFHHLHPSKADLARLRISPDLLGEREATQTNRGSRRPQPIRKGRDTRCLQVHFPAVCLHPVNLPPVQRLLMDCCQRLWRSRRLWRSRLFLVLLAAALALHYVRFAAVSPLQANCPPASPLLVGPRPASLSNPLATLEEIGNRSASLSPGGLYRPPDCQPRHRVAIVVPYRKRLTHLRALLDHLHPFLQRQQLRYGIYLVEQWGNGTFNKGRLYNAGAREALGDENWSCVIFHDVDLLPEDDRNTYACNKDSPMHLSVAIDKFAYRLLYQGAFGGVVAVTPDQFRKMNGFSNQFWGWGQEDDNFWQRVFLAGMEPVRPPEAIARYKMIKHERDPGNERNLHNLALLERTKLDWGFDGLNSVTYKLVSKKREHLYTHLTVDVGEKPRL; from the exons ATGGTTCGCAAGAGTCGTCttcatcattttcatcatcttcatccgaGCAAGGCTGATCTTGCCCGCCTGCGCATTTCACCCG ATCTGCTCGGTGAACGAGAAGCAACACAAACCAATCGAGGGAGCCGGAGACCGCAGCCAATCAGGAAGGGGCGCGACACCAGGTGCCTCCAGGTGCATTTTCCCGCCGTCTGCCTCCATCCTGTCAACTTGCCACCCGTGCAGCGTCTTTTGATGGATTGCTGCCAGCGCCTTTGGCGGTCCCGGCGCCTTTGGCGGTCCCGACTCTTCCTGGTCTTGCTGGCGGCGGCCTTGGCGCTCCACTATGTGCGCTTTGCAGCCGTTTCTCCACTGCAGGCCAACTGCCCCCCCGCGTCGCCGCTGCTGG TCGGGCCTCGGCCCGCCAGTCTCTCCAACCCGCTTGCGACTTTGGAGGAGATCGGCAACAGGAGCGCGTCGTTGTCGCCGGGCGGACTCTACCGTCCGCCGGACTGCCAACCTCGGCACCGTGTTGCCATCGTGGTGCCGTACCGGAAGCGGCTGACACACCTGCGTGCGCTCCTCGACCACCTGCATCCGTTCCTGCAGCGGCAACAGCTCCGCTACGGAATCTACCTGGTGGAGCAG TGGGGGAACGGAACCTTCAACAAAGGCAGACTGTACAACGCCGGCGCGCGAGAAGCTCTCGGAGACGAAAACTGGAGCTGCGTCATCTTCCACGATGTGGACCTGCTGCCCGAGGACGACCGCAACACCTACGCCTGCAACAAAGATAGCCCCATGCACCTGTCGGTGGCCATTGACAAGTTTGCGTACAG GCTGTTGTATCAGGGAGCTTTTGGCGGCGTTGTTGCTGTGACTCCAGACCAGTTCAGGAAGATGAACGGCTTCTCCAACCAGTTTTGGGGCTGGGGCCAAGAGGATGATAATTTCTggcaaag AGTGTTTCTGGCCGGCATGGAGCCGGTGCGCCCCCCGGAGGCCATCGCGCGTTACAAAATGATCAAGCATGAGAGAGACCCGGGGAACGAACGTAACCTGCACAA CCTGGCGCTCCTGGAAAGGACCAAACTGGACTGGGGCTTTGACGGCCTCAATTCTGTGACTTACAAGCTCGTGTCCAAAAAGCGAGAACATCTTTACACTCACCTCACGGTGGACGTTGGAGAAAAGCCTCGGTTGTAA
- the LOC144054651 gene encoding metal transporter CNNM1-like — translation MASLPFLLLLVPGPVLALLGFRPEETGPDLSVHDGVLKATEGTRFTLRVYFSSPPRHRLNRTRATSAAPWIAFIEEPGTEAPPRPDPRPWHRLRNTCADKGARTSDIEVLGSFKSASSRNSVLVELLAKELRRGETIKFYSVCAFDGSKWEHYRTRDFWVAVAERSGEAPELWIQVLVSVLLLALSALFSGLNLSLLALDPVELQVLQNSGTDREQRYARKIESVRRHGNYVLCTLLLGTALINASLAVWTCRILGMTWLSTATCALGIFLVGEILPHSAASRHGLAMAARSIWLTRLLMVLSFPVSYPLSKLLDLILHQEISNFYTREKLLEMLRVTDPYHDLLKEELNIIQGALELRSKTVEDVLTPLGDCFMLAADALLDFNTMTEVLQSGYTRIPVYRDARANIVDVLFVKDLAFVDPDDCTPLQTVTRFYRRPLHCVFSDTTLDAMLEDFKKGKSHLAIVQRVNNEGEGDPFYEVMGIVTLEDVIEEIIKSEILDETDLYTDNRSKRRVSHHERKQQDFSIFKMADHEMKVKISPQLLLATHRFLSTEVDPFKPLHISEKILLRLIKHPSVVQDLKFDDRNKRAPKHFLFQRNKPADYFILVLQGRVEVEFGKECLKFENGAFSYFGVPAIMPADPRSPCRSESESWSPSQLNGGTNIYVPDYSVRQLTPLQILKITRSHYHNAVGASRMDTSPQTPDAHMAEPSPPENGEPAAPAAGATLMPPPWELGRHPPARIGGQQPQKSGVPHSTTVLNRRNRIVRSKSESQKSPSDSIFLRMDEIPYVRDADEASVPTVTDTSPFISSLSVNASEDTLGNKLLLKISHKKRQKSRDDDKTDEPEDNTIKKHDKTEQEDNSEQTLVKKS, via the exons ATGGCGAGCctccctttcctcctcctcctcgtacCCGGGCCGGTGCTCGCCCTGCTCGGCTTCCGTCCGGAGGAGACCGGCCCGGATCTGTCCGTGCACGACGGGGTCCTGAAAGCCACCGAGGGGACGCGCTTCACTCTGCGGGTGTACTTCTCCAGCCCCCCGCGGCACCGGCTCAACCGGACGCGGGCCACCAGCGCGGCCCCGTGGATCGCCTTCATCGAGGAGCCCGGAACCGAGGCGCCCCCGCGGCCGGACCCGCGCCCCTGGCACCGTCTCCGGAACACGTGCGCGGACAAGGGCGCGCGCACGTCCGACATCGAAGTGCTGGGCTCGTTCAAGTCGGCCTCCAGCCGCAACTCGGTCCTCGTCGAGCTGCTGGCCAAGGAGCTGCGGCGCGGGGAGACCATCAAGTTCTACTCG GTGTGCGCCTTCGACGGGTCCAAGTGGGAGCACTACCGCACGAGGGACTTCTGGGTGGCAGTCGCGGAGCGCTCGGGGGAGGCGCCCGAGCTGTGGATCCAAGTTCTGGTGTCGGTGCTTCTGCTGGCTTTGTCGGCGCTCTTCAGCGGCCTCAACTTGAGTCTGCTAGCGCTGGACCCGGTGGAGCTGCAAGTTCTGCAGAACAGCGGCACCGACCGGGAGCAACGCTACGCGCGCAAGATCGAGTCGGTGCGCCGCCACG gcaaCTACGTGCTGTGCACGCTGCTGCTGGGCACGGCGCTGATCAACGCCTCGCTGGCGGTGTGGACGTGCCGCATCCTGGGCATGACGTGGCTGTCCACCGCCACGTGCGCGCTGGGCATCTTCCTGGTGGGCGAGATCCTGCCGCACTCGGCGGCGTCGCGCCACGGCCTGGCCATGGCGGCGCGCAGCATCTGGCTGACGCGCCTGCTCATGGTGCTCTCCTTCCCCGTGTCGTACCCGCTCAGCAAGCTGCTGGATCTCATCCTGCACCAGGAGATCTCAAACTTCTACACCAGGGAGAAGCTGCTGGAGATGCTGCGCGTCACCGACCCCTACCACGACCTGCTCAAG GAGGAGCTGAACATCATCCAGGGGGCGCTAGAGCTGCGCAGCAAGACGGTGGAAGACGTGCTGACCCCGCTGGGCGACTGCTTCATGCTGGCGGCCGACGCCCTGCTGGACTTCAACACCATGACGGAGGTCCTGCAGAGCGGCTACACGCGCATCCCCGTCTACCGCGACGCGCGCGCCAACATCGTGGACGTGCTCTTCGTCAAGGACTTGGCCTTCGTCGACCCGGACGACTGCACGCCGCTGCAGACCGTCACGCGCTTCTACCGCCGGCCGCTGCACTGCGTCTTCAGCGACACCACGCTGGACGCCATGTTGGAGGACTTCAAGAAAG GTAAATCTCACCTGGCCATCGTTCAGCGCGTGAACAACGAGGGCGAGGGCGACCCGTTCTACGAGGTGATGGGCATCGTCACGCTGGAGGACGTCATCGAGGAGATCATCAAGTCCGAAATCCTGGACGAGACCGACCTCTACA CCGACAACCGCAGCAAGCGTCGCGTGTCTCACCACGAGAGGAAGCAGCAGGACTTCTccatcttcaaaatggccgaccacGAGATGAAAGTCAAAATTTCCCCACAGCTCCTACTGGCAACGCACCGCTTTCTGTCCACAG AGGTGGATCCTTTCAAGCCACTTCACATCTCGGAGAAGATCCTGCTGAGGCTCATCAAGCATCCCAGCGTCGTCCAGGACCTCAAGTTTGACGACAGAAACAAGCGCGCACCCAAGCACTTCCTGTTCCAGAGAAACAAGCCGGCAGACTACTTCATCCTGGTGTTGCAG GGTCGAGTGGAGGTGGAGTTTGGCAAGGAGTGTCTCAAATTTGAAAATGGAGCCTTCTCCTATTTTGGGGTTCCTGCCATCATGCCAGCAG acccGAGGTCGCCGTGTCGCTCCGAGTCAGAGAGTTGGTCCCCGAGCCAGCTCAACGGGGGGACCAACATCTACGTCCCCGACTACTCTGTGCGACAGCTCACGCCCCTGCAGATCCTCAAG ATCACCAGGAGCCACTACCACAACGCGGTCGGCGCCTCCAGGATGGACACCTCGCCGCAGACGCCCGACGCCCACATGGCCGAGCCTTCGCCGCCGGAGAACGGGGAACCCGCCGCCCCTGCCGCGGGGGCCACGCTGATGCCGCCACCCTGGGAGCTGGGGCGACACCCTCCCGCCAGGATTGGAGGACAACAGCCGCAGAAGTCGGGCGTCCCCCACAGCACCACCGTGCTCAACCGCAGGAACCGCATCGTCA GGAGTAAGTCTGAGAGCCAGAAGAGTCCAAGCGATTCCATCTTCCTCCGTATGGATGAGATCCCGTACGTCCGAGATGCCG acgAGGCCAGTGTTCCCACGGTAACGGACACGTCTCCTTTCATCAGCAGCTTGTCAGTCAACGCCTCTGAAGACACGCTGGGAAACAAACTCCTGCTTAAAATCA gtcacaagaaaagacaaaagtcaAGAGACGACGATAAAACAGATGAGCCCGAAGACAATACGATTAAAAAACACGATAAAACAGAACAAGAGGACAATTCTGAGCAGACGCTAGTTAAAAAAAGCTAG